The Amphiura filiformis chromosome 15, Afil_fr2py, whole genome shotgun sequence region aaatctgaacggaatcacaactacttcttttgccgtcaccaaattttcaacataatgACAATTTGCCGACGGACGCGatgaataatttcggccgtctgcggtcgctaacggattcgtcagcgacaactaacgacaatcacaactacttcttttgccgttatagaattttcaacatgttgaaaatttgccggcGGACCAggcgaataatttcggccgtctgcggtcgctaacggattcgtcagcgacaactaacggcaacacacgatgagttacggtaaattcaaaattgcaactcgcagcttaacgtcgcttgccgttcacccctattcgtcatagtgtgaccgggccttaacgtcgcttgccgtttacccctattcgtcatagtgtgaccgggccttaagcaCACATCGCATCGTAGGACCGAGACTACCAGTTCCAGCTGGAGATCCCCgtgatcaagatggcataccCTGCTCTGCCCTGCTATCGAAAGCTAAGCAACGTAAGTTTTATTCTctggatttgcctagcaaaaataaaataaaaggaaacTTGTTGGATTGCCATCCATGACTAGCAAAACCTTCGTGTCCTTGTTCTTTTTGGCTTTCTCGGTCGTaggttaagggaccgttcacaaacacttgtaaggggggcctgatgcaaaaaaatttaatcgcgaaaatttttcggccccccctttatagacctcgaaaatttcaggccccccttttgacatgaaaattatgggtcaaccccatagaaaagcatataaactcgatttttccaggaaaatttgtggtcattttttcaggcccccccccttaggagggtcaaaaaatttcagggcccccctttttgcatcaggccccccttacaagtgtttgtgaacggtccctaattgatATACACAATGTGTCATTACGGAAATTGCCAACAGTATTGTGTCAGGTCGATACATGagtaaaattaaatttattttatggCGTAAAAGGAAATGGTTAAGTATGTCACTGGTCAATGCAAAATATGATAATATACCCGGGATTGCCCGCTATTAAAATCATGCCTTCATTACAATACGCCAGGtgtattttgccataaaatatgcaTTAGTGTAAGAATTTTAGAAATAAGGAAACATAATAGCGTTTTAACGTAAATTATACCCAaaacactagatagcaaatcagtacagaaaattcaAATGGAAGAATTTTGAATTGAGGAAAGGGTAAAATATCTTCCATGTATGCACACCAGAAGCtgccaaataattttcttttatcaAAAAGCATAACATTTTGAACTTGAACCTTCGACACCGATAACATGGATCTGAAACCAGTAACTGCTACTTGTAGAAGATGGGgaaaatatttaattatattcGCCAGTGTGGGGATTTTTCTGCTTATGAAAATCTTGACTTCACTGATTATACCATTAATGGCTCAATGGAAGTGGACCACACTGAATGTTGGAAGTGTGCAAACAAGAAATACTGCATACCCTTCACTGCACGGAAACTGGTCAACTCACTATGCTGAATTTGGTAATCATGCCTCGTTCACTGTGTCTCAAACTTTTCCTCCAAAGTCAGATGAGTCGCCTGACCAAATGGTGCCAGAAAGTAACGCAATTGGCTCCAAAGTTGACTCTCGTATGATACTTGTATATATGGCACTACCAGTAATGTCCTTAATAACGTCTCCAATTACTGGTAGTATTGGAGATGCTTTTGGGTTTGACGTCCCTTTGCTGGCAGCTCTCGGTGCTTCAATAGTCCTCACAAATTTATATGCATTTTCCGTTAGCTTTGTTGCTGTATTCGTATCACAACTATTGCAGGGTTTTGCATGTGCTGCTTCTACACCAAATATATTTGGCAAAGTGTATTCCTTGTACCCACTAAACACAGATGAAGGGAAGACAATATTAGGTGTGATTATGGCATGCTCTGCCTTTAATTTCTTTGGACCAGCCATAGGTGGGATCCTTTACGCTGAGTTTGGACAAAAAGCTGCCTTTTTAAGTTTCGTACCACTGGAGATCTTCCTTGTGTTATGTATTCTTGTGACATTTCAGAGTGAAATCAAGAGATCTGTGACAAAAAACGAAgtaaatgaaaatattgatgtGCAAATTGATGAGAATGCCACTCCGTTGCTGCATACAGAACCAAAAAACAAAGGAGTGAAGCTTACAGATATCATAAAGGATCATAAAGTCGTCTTACTAAGTTTAACTTTAACAGCATGTGCGCTTCCTAAGGTTTGCATTCAGTACGTGCTGGCCATATGGATGGAAGATAGATTTAATAGTGACGCTACGACTACTGGGTTATTTTTGGGTACAGCAGGAGTGACGGAAGTGGCTGCGAATGTTATCAGTGTGAAATTCAACAACCGTTACCCAGAGCATATCTGTATGTATACTGCCTTACACGTGGCTCTATGTGCATTACCATCCGTTTTGCTCCCATTTGTTCCATCACCTATCACAGGCTCATTCTGTTTTGCATTCTACATATACTTTACTGGATCAGCACGATACGGTACCATGAGCATGCTGTCAGGCCTTGCAGAAAATGAGTACCAAACTGCGTACGGCCGAGTGATAGGAGTGGGCAATCTCGGCTTCACGCTTCCATATTTAGCTTCACCATTTGTAGCAGTGCCTTTATTTAATGCAATTGGATTTAAGAAGATGTGTATTATTATAGGCATGGTGCCTCTAGTTTGGGCACCATTCTTGTTCTTTGTAAGAAATGCAGGGAAAAGTAAGCCTTCCATTCCAGATGATCTTAGTATCACGCCCCTTGCCTCCCCAGTTATCCAAACTTCATCTGCACCTGTGCAACCTAGGACATAAAATAAATTTGTGATTCTTATTGATGTGTCATCAACAGAGTTGTAGACTCGGGTTATGCGATTTGGACTCAAGTCAGACTCAAGTCGCTGATTTTGTGACACTAGCattgacttggacttggacttgcaAGAAATGACTTATGACTTGACTTAAACTTGCACAAAATGACTTAAATTTTTACCAATGCAAGTCAAAAGCTAGTCCAGTGACCCTATAAACTTTCAAACATTCCATGATGGGTTGTGTATGCCAAAAATAATTCACGGGTAAATTTGTGTTAGAAATATTAAAGATAGTTAATAGAGCATTAAAGTAAACGGAAGCTTCAGTCATGCTTtgtttatttttgctatttaGTTTCTTGCTCCAATGTTAGGGCAAGGTTGAGATGGCAAAACCACTTCACAAGTTCATCAGACTGTCGCATAAAACCATTTAGCCAACCAGAATTTAAACAACCGTGCATGATAGACATGTAAAATGGAAATTAGAGGTAGGGTTAGtaataattatgaaaacaaaGTAATAATGAGCTTAAAACATAGATAAAGCTAGAATATAAGCTGgagaacaattgaatatatgaatacaaaagccacccaagtccatactttggccaaattgagttaagcataggaaagtgttgctatacataggcctgtcatatgtatgaaagaacaactcaaattcatcctctgtgtctattgagcatgtgaaaaatagcatgtatgaaagaatcaacccaagtccatgatttgagtcttgtaacacattgattgaaatccagtatgtataaaagtcctcttgtaacacattcattgctggagtgtgacgtttgaaaaaaaaatgggtttaatcaaggaaagtgtgtggtttatattacatggcagaacgcttatcaacattatacataactgtgtgctttgttttgtattatcttactagtggtaatctcattccaacattattgtcttagtatatgattaaaaaaaccacccaagtccagaatttaaaatgaaccccgcgaagtccctgaaatgctaatcgtcttaacccacccatttgcacgtacaacttaccatattgaccaggtaaatctaactgaaggaattaaaatgatacacagtttttttctcaaattcacttcccatggacttgggtgggttttggattcatgtattcaattgaatgTTGCCTTAAGTGCAGATGGAATGAAATGCCAGCAACaggattaataataatattgattggATGGCCTAAGTTGATGCCTGAATACTAATTACAGCTGGACAATATAATGTGTGGCTTGGACAAAgagacttgtgacttgacttatACTGGGACTAAATGACTTTTGACTTGAGTTGTGACCAAATGTGACTTGACTTGTGACTGAACTAAATGATTTGTTACTCGACTTGGACcaaatgacttgtgacttgactttgacTTGCAAAAATCACTTGTTATCATCTCTGGACTCATCAATCATAATATTATATGATTAAGCAGGTCATGACGACATAGGAAACTTCGTTGTAAAATAACTAGCTAAAGAACTTGCTCATCCTCTTTCAGCAATCTTTAATTTGTCTTTGTCAACAGGTTATGTTCCTACCCAATTAAAATTAGCTAAGATAATCCCTATCTATAAAAAAAAGATGATGCCGGGATATTCTCAAATTACAGACCTATATCACTTCTGCcagttttctccaaaatccttgaAAGATTGATCGTTAATAGAAGTGTtgaatttattaataataataacattctcAATGATAAACAATTTGGATTTAGAGCCAATCATTCCACTCAAATGACAATTATGCATCTGGTTGATAAGATAATAATgcagtagaaaatgatgaaactACTATAGGAGTGTTTCTAGACCTATCAAAAGCTTTCGACACTATTGACCATAGTATTCTACTTCATAAATTATAACATTTTGGATTCAGAGGAATTGTTTACGACTGGTTCAAGAGCTATTTAAGTGATAGAAAACAACATGTGAATTTCAATAATAAAAATTCTAAACATAAAAGTATAATTTGCGGAGTCCCTCAAGGCTCAATATTAGGTCCTTTActatttattttgtacataaatgataTAGCGAATACCTCGACTATATTAGACTTTGTATCATGTgtattgtttgctgatgatacgaCAATTCTATACTCAAGTAATGACATTGCTaatcaaatgtcattaataaataaaGAGTTATCCGAAGTGAGTAACTGGTTCAAAGCAAACAAACTTTTTGTAACTGCTAgtaaaactaattacatgattATGGGTACCCCTAGAATGACCTCGATAAATAATTCACAAGTTAACAGAGATATTACTTTGGATGGTACAAACTTGCAAAGGGTAACTGAAACCAAATTTTTAGGTGTAATTATCGATGAAAATCTCACATGGAAAAACCATATCAACGGAATCTCAAAAACAATTTCACGGAATATAAGTATGATAAACAAGTTCAAATTTGTTATACCTGGGCGTGTTTTGCACACGCTTTATTGTACGCTTGTCTTGCCTTATATTAATTATGGTATACTTACATgggggaatgcatgtaaaacatatcttgataaaatacatttgctccaaaaatgggcCATGAGAACCATTTCGAATAGCCATTATCGAAGCCATTCTGGACCACTATTTCATAAATTCAATATGCTCAATGTTTTTGATATATTCAAACTAGAActaggtgtatacatgtataaatattctattaaacaactaccatgttcatttgacagtttctttctaaaacgatccgatatttagagaataaacgataggaatttttattttgcctatcctctaccgtgtgatagacgacaggcaggtccaatattttgagtagtggatgccggcgcagccggtatccactacgataaaaatattggacctgcctgtcgtctatcacccggtagaggataggcaaaataaaaattcctatcgtttattctcattcttagtcagctaaatattattttaataactgtaaacaaattttttaagcaaaaactaagttaccgtcataaaaactcccctcattataaaatgaacgaaacttgtttacaacttcacatattctgttgcgcgtattgctagcgcgttcgcgtattccgcactagtctacgcatccagcgcgatacatacgcgcacctctacacgcgtgttacgcattatcaagacgcatgatgacgtggggtcgtctacggcctgataaacggcacccgaaatcatgcgattgtccaatcagaaatgtgtctacgaactagaccactcccactgactaagaatcatagctatcacacaagaaacagtaATATTGTATAATCAAACAAAGctaaacaagaaacaagaaagtattcactgatcattcaatcaggactaccgttatggaattcc contains the following coding sequences:
- the LOC140170792 gene encoding vesicular acetylcholine transporter-like: MAQWKWTTLNVGSVQTRNTAYPSLHGNWSTHYAEFGNHASFTVSQTFPPKSDESPDQMVPESNAIGSKVDSRMILVYMALPVMSLITSPITGSIGDAFGFDVPLLAALGASIVLTNLYAFSVSFVAVFVSQLLQGFACAASTPNIFGKVYSLYPLNTDEGKTILGVIMACSAFNFFGPAIGGILYAEFGQKAAFLSFVPLEIFLVLCILVTFQSEIKRSVTKNEVNENIDVQIDENATPLLHTEPKNKGVKLTDIIKDHKVVLLSLTLTACALPKVCIQYVLAIWMEDRFNSDATTTGLFLGTAGVTEVAANVISVKFNNRYPEHICMYTALHVALCALPSVLLPFVPSPITGSFCFAFYIYFTGSARYGTMSMLSGLAENEYQTAYGRVIGVGNLGFTLPYLASPFVAVPLFNAIGFKKMCIIIGMVPLVWAPFLFFVRNAGKSKPSIPDDLSITPLASPVIQTSSAPVQPRT